A genomic window from Halomonas sp. LR3S48 includes:
- a CDS encoding phosphoheptose isomerase: MDFQQRILGHFNASIDTKTYASEVLPPFIEVASQMMVQCLVNEGKILACGNGGSAGDSQHFSSELLNRFERERPSLPALALTTDTSTLTSIANDYSYNEVFSKQIRALGQPGDILLAISTSGNSGNVIQAIQAAHDRDMAVIALTGRDGGDMASLLGQDDCEIRVPATSTARIQEVHLLVIHCLCDLIDEQLFGSSE; this comes from the coding sequence ATGGATTTTCAGCAACGCATACTCGGCCACTTCAACGCCAGCATCGACACCAAGACCTATGCCAGCGAGGTCCTGCCCCCGTTCATCGAGGTCGCCAGTCAGATGATGGTTCAATGCCTGGTCAACGAAGGCAAGATACTGGCCTGCGGCAACGGCGGCAGCGCGGGCGACAGCCAGCACTTCTCCTCCGAACTGCTCAACCGCTTCGAACGGGAGCGCCCCAGCCTGCCGGCGCTGGCGCTGACCACCGATACTTCGACGCTGACGTCGATCGCCAACGATTACAGCTACAACGAGGTCTTCTCCAAGCAGATCAGGGCGCTCGGCCAGCCCGGTGATATCCTGCTGGCGATCTCGACCAGTGGCAATTCAGGCAACGTCATCCAGGCAATCCAGGCCGCTCATGACCGCGACATGGCCGTGATTGCCCTGACCGGCCGCGACGGCGGCGACATGGCGTCCCTGCTTGGCCAGGACGACTGCGAAATACGCGTCCCGGCCACTTCCACGGCGCGCATCCAGGAGGTTCACCTGCTGGTGATCCATTGCCTGTGCGACCTCATCGATGAACAACTCTTCGGCAGCAGCGAGTAA
- the ftsL gene encoding cell division protein FtsL gives MAQGRLSPQMLRTAWRPARLPSWRLLLVLGLLLACLVSAMAVINASHQTRVQYVRLQQLERERDQLQTEWGQLLLEESAWSSPARIERLAVERLDMRLPHVDEVEVIRP, from the coding sequence ATGGCGCAAGGACGGTTGTCTCCCCAAATGCTGCGCACGGCCTGGCGACCGGCCCGGTTGCCGAGCTGGCGCCTGCTGCTGGTCCTTGGTCTGCTGCTGGCTTGTCTGGTCAGTGCGATGGCGGTGATCAACGCCAGCCACCAGACCCGCGTGCAGTATGTGCGGTTGCAGCAGCTCGAGCGCGAGCGCGACCAGCTACAGACGGAATGGGGTCAGTTGCTACTCGAAGAGAGCGCCTGGTCGTCGCCGGCGCGTATCGAGCGCCTGGCTGTCGAGCGGCTCGATATGCGCCTCCCCCACGTCGACGAAGTCGAGGTCATACGGCCATGA
- the rsmI gene encoding 16S rRNA (cytidine(1402)-2'-O)-methyltransferase, translating to MSDTDLGTLYVVATPIGNLEDLSPRAARLLGEVTLVAAEDTRHTSRLLRHLGLSPAMLSLHEHNEAARVEQLDERLLRGQDIALVSDAGTPLISDPGFVLVRELRARGRRIVPVPGPCALVAALCAAGLPTDRFLFQGFLPAKTGARCQRLEGLKANQETLVFYESPHRIRDTLTDLAAVFGERRLVLARELTKSFETFLDGSASALLARMEADPDQARGEFVIMVAGAEAREKADAATLEADAVLAALLAEGVGVKQAAAVAARLLGGAKKVWYGRAQSLKETR from the coding sequence ATGTCTGACACTGATCTGGGCACATTGTACGTGGTCGCCACGCCGATTGGGAATCTGGAGGATTTGAGCCCCAGGGCCGCCAGGTTGCTCGGCGAAGTGACGCTGGTTGCGGCGGAGGATACCCGCCACACCTCCCGGCTGCTGCGTCACCTGGGGCTCTCGCCCGCCATGCTCTCGCTGCATGAGCACAATGAGGCGGCACGGGTCGAGCAACTCGACGAGCGACTGCTGCGTGGCCAGGACATTGCCTTGGTTAGTGACGCCGGTACGCCTTTGATCAGCGACCCGGGCTTCGTGCTGGTGCGCGAGCTGCGTGCGCGAGGGCGGCGCATCGTGCCGGTGCCGGGCCCTTGCGCCCTGGTAGCGGCGCTGTGCGCCGCGGGCCTGCCGACCGATCGCTTTCTGTTCCAGGGCTTCCTTCCGGCCAAGACGGGGGCGCGATGCCAGCGGCTCGAGGGGCTCAAGGCAAATCAGGAGACGCTGGTCTTCTACGAGTCGCCACACCGTATCCGCGACACCCTGACAGATCTCGCAGCGGTATTCGGCGAGCGGCGGCTGGTGCTGGCCAGGGAGCTGACCAAGTCCTTCGAGACGTTTCTCGACGGCAGCGCCTCGGCACTACTGGCGCGCATGGAGGCCGACCCCGATCAGGCCCGCGGCGAGTTCGTGATCATGGTGGCGGGCGCCGAGGCGCGCGAGAAGGCGGACGCCGCCACCCTGGAAGCCGATGCCGTGCTCGCGGCGCTGCTTGCCGAGGGCGTTGGGGTCAAGCAGGCCGCGGCGGTGGCAGCGCGCCTGCTGGGCGGCGCGAAGAAAGTCTGGTATGGCCGAGCGCAATCGCTCAAGGAGACGCGCTGA
- a CDS encoding peptidoglycan D,D-transpeptidase FtsI family protein encodes MSTDVRSGVMPRRRPPMAPMGGLRYGVVLGAVILGLLLLAGRIVTLHVFDRPFLLGQGDARTLRTESLTAHRGMITDRNGEPLAISTPVVTLWANPQEVPEDRIQRLMLSQALGVGLEDLDARLERFAEREFMFLRRQLTPVAAQRVLDLRVPGVYAQHEYKRYYPAGEVVAQLLGVTNVDDLGQEGVELAYQPYLAGTPGQRRVIKDRRGRLVRDLAILREAQPGGELTLAIDQRLQYMAYRELKAAVTEHEADGGVVVMMDARTGEVLAMANQPSYNPNNRAGIDPRGLRNQAVVDVFEPGSVVKPLAMAAIMESGIFDSDVVVDTSPGWMRIDRFTIRDIRNYGRLDLAGILEKSSNIGMSKLVLELDDPLVPDLYRRLGFGQSAETGFPGEAVGHLPAPVRWSRSQWAALSYGYGLSVSALQLASAYTALANGGVRMAPSLLKLDEAPQGTPTIDPQVAHELLRIMEESVQPSTGGRRAAVPGYRVAGKTGTVRKTSVRGYEENAYRSLFAGIAPVSDPRIVTIVMIDHPRAGDYYGGAVAAPVFSRVTGSALRLLDVPPDQRAR; translated from the coding sequence ATGAGCACTGACGTTCGCAGTGGCGTGATGCCGCGTCGTCGGCCGCCGATGGCGCCGATGGGCGGGTTGCGCTATGGCGTGGTGCTGGGCGCGGTGATCCTCGGCTTGCTGCTACTGGCCGGGCGTATCGTGACCCTGCACGTCTTCGACCGGCCTTTTCTCTTGGGGCAGGGCGATGCGCGTACCCTGCGCACCGAGTCGCTGACGGCTCATCGCGGCATGATCACCGATCGCAACGGTGAGCCGCTGGCCATCTCCACGCCGGTGGTGACGCTCTGGGCCAACCCTCAGGAAGTTCCCGAAGATCGTATCCAGCGGCTGATGCTGTCGCAGGCGCTGGGCGTGGGCCTGGAGGATCTCGATGCCAGGCTGGAGCGCTTCGCCGAGCGTGAATTCATGTTCCTGCGCCGCCAACTGACACCGGTGGCCGCTCAGCGCGTGCTCGACCTGCGCGTGCCGGGGGTTTACGCCCAGCACGAGTACAAGCGCTACTATCCGGCCGGCGAGGTAGTGGCCCAACTGCTGGGTGTGACGAACGTGGACGACCTGGGGCAGGAGGGCGTAGAGCTGGCCTATCAGCCCTATCTGGCCGGCACTCCGGGCCAGCGCCGGGTGATCAAGGATCGGCGTGGACGACTGGTGCGCGACCTGGCAATCCTGCGCGAGGCGCAGCCGGGTGGTGAGCTGACGTTGGCCATCGACCAGCGTTTGCAGTACATGGCTTACCGTGAGCTCAAGGCAGCGGTTACCGAGCACGAAGCCGATGGTGGCGTCGTGGTGATGATGGATGCGCGCACCGGCGAGGTGTTGGCCATGGCCAACCAGCCCTCCTACAACCCCAACAATCGCGCCGGTATCGACCCGCGCGGCCTGCGCAACCAAGCCGTCGTCGACGTCTTCGAGCCGGGGTCGGTGGTGAAGCCGCTGGCCATGGCGGCGATCATGGAGAGCGGTATCTTCGACAGCGACGTGGTGGTCGATACCTCGCCGGGCTGGATGCGTATCGACCGCTTCACCATTCGCGACATTCGCAACTACGGCCGGCTCGACCTGGCCGGTATTCTCGAGAAATCGTCGAATATCGGTATGTCCAAACTGGTGCTCGAGCTCGACGACCCACTGGTCCCCGATCTCTATCGTCGACTCGGCTTCGGTCAGAGTGCCGAAACCGGCTTTCCCGGCGAAGCCGTGGGACACCTGCCGGCGCCGGTGCGCTGGTCGCGCAGTCAGTGGGCAGCGCTGTCGTACGGTTATGGCCTGTCGGTCTCGGCCCTGCAACTGGCGAGCGCCTATACCGCGCTGGCCAATGGCGGTGTGCGCATGGCGCCTTCACTGCTCAAGCTGGACGAAGCCCCCCAGGGAACGCCGACCATCGATCCGCAGGTGGCTCACGAGCTGTTGCGAATCATGGAGGAGTCGGTACAGCCGAGCACGGGCGGCCGGCGAGCGGCGGTGCCGGGCTACCGGGTGGCCGGCAAGACCGGTACAGTACGCAAGACGTCGGTGCGCGGTTATGAAGAGAATGCCTATCGCAGCCTGTTCGCCGGTATTGCCCCTGTCTCCGATCCGCGTATCGTCACCATCGTCATGATCGATCACCCCAGGGCGGGAGACTATTACGGCGGGGCCGTGGCGGCACCGGTATTCTCACGCGTCACCGGTAGCGCCCTGCGATTGCTCGATGTGCCGCCGGACCAGCGTGCAAGATGA
- a CDS encoding UDP-N-acetylmuramoyl-L-alanyl-D-glutamate--2,6-diaminopimelate ligase → MQVSASRLQAALRRCWPSLTEPGFSGDASVRLVLDSRRVMPGDVFVAVPGVSFDGRDYLAEALRSGAAQVLYHTEPGEPLPGSAQGRPVIALPFLRQRLGELGRLLFEVPDALELIGVTGTNGKSSVTHYVAELSEALGRKAGLVGTLGVGRPGKLEDTGLTTPGPLTLQATLGEMAAGGIDRVAMEVSSHALEQGRLDGCHVTAAVFTNLSRDHLDYHGSMAAYAAAKARLFRRSELKLAVVNAADALARLMLAGLPEGVRVLAIGDEPAATLRVIDWQPSRNGQLALVATPQGERSLELPLMGRFNLDNVLLAIATLYGLGEPLDALFDAAARLTPVPGRMQRVGGAGRPAVIVDYAHTPEALENSLGALREHLPGDGQLWCLFGCGGDRDSGKRPLMGAAAERHADRLVITDDNPRSEDPAEIRQQILAGVPAEATQRCEVVAGRSEAIDRTIAQASADDVILIAGKGHEPYQEIAGVRHAFSDVAEAEVALRRREERQ, encoded by the coding sequence ATGCAGGTAAGTGCTTCTCGTCTCCAGGCGGCGCTTCGCCGCTGCTGGCCCAGCCTGACAGAGCCAGGTTTCAGCGGCGATGCGTCGGTTCGCCTGGTACTCGACAGCCGCCGTGTCATGCCGGGAGACGTTTTCGTCGCCGTGCCCGGGGTGAGCTTCGACGGCCGTGATTACCTGGCCGAGGCGCTCCGCTCCGGTGCCGCACAGGTACTTTACCACACCGAGCCGGGCGAGCCCCTTCCCGGCTCGGCACAGGGCCGGCCGGTCATCGCCCTGCCTTTCCTGCGCCAGCGCCTGGGCGAGCTGGGGCGCTTGCTCTTCGAGGTGCCCGATGCGCTGGAACTGATCGGCGTCACCGGGACCAACGGCAAGAGCTCTGTGACCCACTACGTTGCCGAGCTGAGCGAGGCACTGGGTCGCAAGGCGGGCCTCGTCGGCACGCTGGGTGTGGGGCGGCCCGGAAAGCTCGAGGATACCGGGCTGACGACGCCGGGACCGCTGACGCTGCAGGCAACCCTTGGCGAGATGGCGGCGGGCGGCATCGACCGGGTAGCCATGGAGGTCTCTTCCCATGCGCTGGAGCAGGGGCGCCTCGACGGTTGTCATGTCACTGCGGCCGTATTCACCAACCTGAGCCGCGACCACCTCGACTACCACGGCAGCATGGCGGCCTATGCCGCCGCGAAGGCGCGCCTGTTCCGCCGCTCCGAGCTGAAGCTTGCGGTGGTCAACGCTGCCGACGCCCTGGCTCGCCTGATGCTGGCAGGGCTGCCGGAAGGCGTGCGCGTGCTGGCAATTGGCGACGAGCCGGCGGCCACGCTGCGGGTAATCGACTGGCAGCCCAGCCGCAATGGTCAGCTCGCCCTGGTGGCGACGCCGCAGGGAGAGCGTTCGCTCGAGCTCCCGCTGATGGGGCGCTTCAATCTCGATAACGTCCTGTTGGCCATCGCCACGCTGTATGGCCTGGGTGAGCCGCTCGATGCATTGTTCGATGCGGCTGCGCGGCTGACCCCGGTGCCGGGGCGTATGCAGCGAGTGGGAGGTGCAGGCCGGCCGGCCGTGATCGTCGACTATGCGCATACCCCGGAGGCGTTGGAGAATTCCTTGGGCGCGTTGCGCGAGCACCTGCCCGGCGATGGCCAGTTGTGGTGCCTGTTCGGCTGTGGAGGAGATCGTGACAGCGGCAAGCGTCCGCTGATGGGGGCTGCTGCCGAGCGCCATGCCGACCGGCTGGTGATCACTGACGACAACCCCAGGAGCGAGGATCCTGCCGAGATTCGCCAACAGATCCTTGCTGGTGTGCCGGCTGAGGCCACGCAGCGCTGCGAGGTTGTCGCCGGACGCAGCGAGGCCATTGACCGTACCATCGCACAAGCCAGCGCCGACGACGTGATACTGATCGCCGGCAAGGGCCATGAGCCGTATCAGGAAATCGCCGGCGTGCGCCATGCCTTCAGCGATGTCGCCGAGGCCGAGGTCGCCCTGAGACGACGTGAGGAGAGGCAATGA
- a CDS encoding ClpXP protease specificity-enhancing factor produces MLSSRPYLARGLYEWLLDNDQTPYIVVDAEQPGVSVPRQFVQNGQIVLNVGPSAVRDLHIENDAISFHARFGGQPMQVVVPMPALVAVYARENGVGMVFGHEPTMPMPREEEASADKPGLSSVDSDEGRDDDGVTPERDKVSPTGKSSSSKKRPSLRVIK; encoded by the coding sequence ATGTTGTCGAGCCGCCCCTATCTGGCCCGAGGCCTCTACGAGTGGCTTCTGGACAATGATCAGACTCCCTACATCGTGGTCGACGCCGAGCAGCCTGGCGTAAGTGTGCCGCGCCAGTTCGTGCAGAATGGCCAGATCGTGCTGAACGTGGGGCCTTCCGCGGTGCGGGACCTGCATATCGAGAACGATGCCATCAGTTTTCACGCCCGCTTCGGCGGGCAACCCATGCAGGTGGTCGTGCCGATGCCGGCCCTGGTGGCCGTCTATGCCAGGGAGAATGGCGTGGGTATGGTGTTCGGCCATGAGCCGACCATGCCGATGCCCCGGGAGGAAGAAGCCTCCGCGGACAAGCCCGGGCTGAGTAGCGTCGACAGTGACGAAGGTCGAGACGATGATGGCGTGACACCGGAACGCGACAAGGTGTCGCCGACCGGCAAATCCTCTTCGTCCAAGAAGCGACCTTCATTGCGAGTCATCAAGTGA
- a CDS encoding UDP-N-acetylmuramoyl-tripeptide--D-alanyl-D-alanine ligase produces the protein MSGSGLQTLGAVAEALGVTAPDPDMPLGDIASDTRQLTPGSLFVALRGVRFDAHNFIAQAREAGAVAALVEKCVDDPLPQLVVPDTRLALGLLGRARRRAWGGPLVAVTGNSGKTSVKELLARLLDQRGKTLATLGNLNNDIGAPLTLLRLTDEHRQAVAELGANHLGEIAWTTSLAEPQVAIITNVTGAHVGEFGGMGQIAQAKAEILAGLGADGVAVLNRDDAYFPLWSRLAAPREVLDFGFAEESRVRATELACDAQGRYAFTLVVDGRRVGRVQLALLGRHSVANALAAAAGARALGLGDDQLLAGLAAAAPMPGRLSPLQGIRECRLLDDSYNANPGAVKAALALLTELPGPRWCLLGAMGELGEGSDRLHAEVGHYARELGIDVLMTCGDAASAASQAFGDGGYHFNDHEALTRHVLNHLPTGASVLIKGSRSAGMERVVAALRADAPR, from the coding sequence ATGAGCGGGTCCGGCTTGCAGACCCTGGGTGCCGTCGCCGAAGCGCTGGGCGTAACGGCGCCGGACCCTGATATGCCATTGGGCGATATCGCCAGCGACACGCGCCAATTGACGCCGGGCAGCCTGTTCGTGGCGCTGCGCGGTGTACGCTTCGATGCCCACAATTTCATTGCCCAGGCGCGTGAGGCGGGTGCCGTGGCGGCGCTGGTCGAGAAGTGCGTCGATGACCCGCTGCCGCAGCTGGTGGTGCCGGACACTCGCCTGGCGCTGGGGCTGCTGGGGCGTGCCCGTCGTCGTGCCTGGGGCGGCCCGCTGGTGGCGGTGACGGGCAACAGCGGCAAGACCAGCGTCAAGGAGTTGCTGGCCCGGCTGCTCGACCAGCGCGGCAAGACCCTGGCCACGCTGGGCAACCTCAACAACGACATCGGTGCGCCGCTCACGCTGCTCCGGCTCACCGACGAGCACCGCCAGGCGGTAGCCGAGCTGGGGGCCAACCACCTCGGCGAGATTGCCTGGACCACGAGCCTGGCCGAGCCGCAGGTGGCCATCATCACCAACGTCACCGGTGCTCATGTCGGCGAGTTCGGCGGTATGGGGCAGATTGCCCAGGCGAAGGCCGAGATTCTCGCCGGGCTGGGCGCCGACGGGGTGGCGGTGCTCAATCGCGACGACGCCTATTTCCCGCTCTGGTCTCGGCTGGCCGCACCGCGGGAGGTACTGGACTTCGGTTTTGCCGAGGAGAGTCGTGTGCGGGCCACCGAGCTGGCCTGCGACGCTCAGGGACGCTATGCTTTCACGCTTGTCGTGGATGGTCGCCGGGTCGGTCGGGTGCAGCTCGCCCTGCTGGGGCGTCATAGCGTGGCCAATGCTTTGGCGGCTGCGGCGGGTGCGCGGGCACTGGGGCTGGGCGACGACCAGTTGCTGGCCGGGCTGGCGGCGGCGGCACCGATGCCGGGGCGGCTGAGTCCGCTGCAGGGCATCCGCGAGTGCCGCCTGCTGGACGACAGTTACAATGCCAATCCGGGAGCGGTCAAGGCGGCGCTTGCGCTGCTGACCGAATTGCCCGGTCCCAGGTGGTGCCTGTTGGGTGCCATGGGAGAGCTGGGGGAAGGCTCGGACCGGCTGCATGCGGAAGTCGGCCACTACGCACGGGAGCTGGGGATCGACGTGCTGATGACCTGCGGGGATGCGGCATCGGCCGCGAGCCAGGCTTTCGGCGACGGCGGGTATCATTTCAACGATCACGAGGCGCTGACGCGCCATGTCCTGAACCATCTGCCCACCGGTGCCAGCGTACTGATCAAGGGTTCGCGCAGCGCTGGCATGGAACGGGTAGTGGCGGCGCTACGAGCTGACGCACCAAGGTGA
- a CDS encoding BON domain-containing protein, translating to MTSTRLFACFMAALILALGGCTTVTGVTNPGTIDENYGRRTLGAQVEDESIETKIAHNLRRSDARLGDARINVDSYNGIVLLTGQVPSEELKQKANEVALEVRNVRDVHNELSVAANLPASQRLSDTWINTRIRTTLAADESIDTGRLRFITENATVYIMGMVRRAEADRIVNAVADVGGIQRIVKVFDYLD from the coding sequence ATGACTTCAACCAGACTCTTCGCTTGTTTCATGGCCGCCCTGATCCTGGCCCTCGGCGGCTGCACCACGGTTACCGGTGTCACCAATCCCGGCACCATCGACGAGAACTACGGCAGGCGCACCCTGGGTGCCCAGGTGGAAGACGAAAGCATCGAGACCAAGATCGCCCACAACCTTCGCCGCAGCGATGCGCGCCTCGGCGATGCCCGCATCAACGTCGACAGCTACAACGGCATCGTGCTCCTCACCGGCCAGGTTCCCAGCGAAGAGCTGAAGCAGAAGGCCAACGAAGTGGCGCTGGAGGTACGCAACGTACGCGACGTACATAACGAACTGTCGGTTGCTGCCAACCTGCCGGCAAGCCAGCGACTTTCGGACACCTGGATCAACACCCGCATCCGCACCACCCTGGCGGCCGACGAAAGCATCGACACGGGTCGGCTGCGCTTCATCACCGAGAATGCCACGGTCTATATCATGGGCATGGTCAGGCGGGCCGAAGCGGATCGCATCGTCAATGCGGTTGCCGACGTCGGCGGCATACAGCGCATCGTCAAGGTCTTCGACTACCTCGACTGA
- a CDS encoding penicillin-binding protein activator, whose product MLKMPRGLLATLLLALLMAGCAPPGVVERVPEDDPGQLLERAEQQAPEQAALSRLEAADILARRGQRTQALEIAREIDDAQLSAEYRLHWAMLLSELGEELEEPWAVIQAGQLLDEIDMPRDADLILRERMGRALVQVDEHRAAAAMLMYVQARTDREALNDPIWASLSRLEGNGLASLREGADELTQGWLELAGLVRESDGDIERLFTRLESWRERNPQHPAARSVPAELLALRELRGKEVRHIAVFLPDNGPLSGVAESIRTGIRIHHLNSVERNGGVRLSFLDASQGNLDALYTEARNIGAQVVIGPLDKDQVSELEARDSVPLPTLALNYGAGSSNQAEGLFQFGLSAEDEARQVARRAYEDGHRRSALLVPNNEWGARVGRAFEEEWRNRDGTITNAVAYDPRGSATESTRRVLSDGRPDMLFLLALPSYARQVPPTLDYYNAANLPIYATSHLYEGRPQPLLDHDLDEVNFVDIPWQIPDAAVGGVEALPYLASFEELHRDADPSTFRLMAMGVDAYELARRLPQFQLLPESEMFGATGLLVPGRDGRIERRLPWARFERGVPRPILSFDLLDGAQNDGQLR is encoded by the coding sequence ATGCTGAAAATGCCCCGCGGCCTGCTGGCCACCCTGCTCCTCGCCCTCCTCATGGCCGGCTGCGCCCCTCCCGGTGTCGTCGAGCGCGTGCCCGAAGACGACCCCGGCCAACTTCTCGAGCGCGCCGAGCAGCAAGCTCCCGAGCAAGCCGCACTCAGCCGGCTCGAGGCGGCGGATATCCTAGCACGCCGCGGCCAGCGCACCCAGGCGCTGGAGATCGCCCGCGAGATCGACGATGCCCAGCTGTCCGCCGAATACCGCTTGCATTGGGCCATGCTGCTGTCGGAACTCGGCGAAGAACTCGAGGAGCCCTGGGCCGTGATCCAGGCCGGCCAATTGCTCGACGAGATCGACATGCCGCGCGATGCCGACCTGATACTGCGCGAGCGCATGGGGCGCGCCCTGGTGCAGGTCGACGAGCACCGCGCCGCTGCGGCGATGTTGATGTATGTGCAGGCACGCACCGACAGGGAAGCGCTCAACGATCCCATCTGGGCCTCGCTCTCCCGCCTCGAGGGTAACGGACTGGCCAGTCTGCGCGAGGGAGCCGACGAACTCACCCAGGGCTGGCTGGAACTTGCCGGCCTGGTACGCGAGAGCGACGGCGACATCGAGCGCCTGTTCACGCGCCTGGAATCCTGGCGTGAGCGCAACCCTCAGCACCCGGCAGCCCGCAGCGTACCCGCAGAACTCCTGGCCCTGCGCGAACTGCGCGGCAAGGAAGTGCGTCATATCGCCGTTTTCTTGCCCGACAACGGCCCCTTGTCCGGCGTTGCCGAATCGATTCGCACCGGCATCCGCATCCACCACCTCAACAGCGTCGAGCGCAATGGCGGCGTGCGGCTCTCGTTCCTCGACGCCAGCCAGGGCAACCTCGACGCCCTCTATACTGAGGCGCGCAACATCGGTGCCCAGGTGGTCATCGGCCCGCTCGACAAGGACCAGGTCAGCGAACTCGAAGCCCGCGACAGCGTTCCCTTGCCGACGCTGGCGCTGAACTACGGCGCCGGCTCGTCGAACCAGGCCGAGGGGCTGTTCCAGTTCGGCCTGTCGGCCGAGGACGAAGCGCGCCAGGTTGCCCGACGCGCTTATGAGGACGGTCATCGCCGCAGCGCCCTGCTGGTGCCGAACAACGAGTGGGGCGCGCGGGTCGGTCGCGCCTTCGAGGAGGAATGGCGCAACCGCGACGGCACCATCACCAATGCCGTTGCCTATGACCCCCGCGGTTCCGCCACCGAGAGCACTCGCCGGGTGCTCAGCGACGGCCGTCCCGACATGCTGTTCCTGCTCGCCCTGCCCAGTTACGCGCGCCAGGTACCGCCGACCCTCGACTACTACAATGCCGCCAATCTGCCCATCTACGCCACGTCGCATCTCTACGAGGGACGTCCGCAGCCACTGCTCGACCATGACCTCGACGAGGTCAACTTCGTCGACATTCCCTGGCAGATCCCTGATGCCGCGGTAGGCGGCGTGGAAGCGCTCCCCTATCTCGCCAGCTTTGAGGAACTGCATCGGGATGCCGATCCCTCCACCTTCCGGTTGATGGCCATGGGTGTCGACGCCTACGAACTGGCGCGCCGGCTACCGCAGTTTCAACTGCTACCCGAGAGCGAAATGTTCGGCGCCACCGGCTTGCTGGTACCCGGGCGTGACGGTCGCATCGAGCGACGACTGCCCTGGGCGCGCTTCGAGCGCGGAGTGCCGCGCCCGATCCTGAGCTTCGACCTGCTCGACGGTGCCCAGAACGATGGCCAGCTCCGCTGA
- the rsmH gene encoding 16S rRNA (cytosine(1402)-N(4))-methyltransferase RsmH, whose translation MPPSAAEPSRHGFRHASVLLDGAVDALVHDLDGAYLDGTFGRGGHSRAILERLDAQGSLLAIDRDPQAIAEARTIDDPRFVIEQGEFASLGEIARRHGLHGKLAGVLLDVGVSSPQLDDPERGFSFLRDGPLDMRMDPTHGESAADWLARAREADIAHVFKAYGEERFAKRLARAIVTRRAEEPFLRTGDLAEVLKVAHPAWEKGKHPATRAFQALRIHINGELEQLDLALSAALEALAPGGHLVVISFHSLEDRRVKRFIREHVRGDTDLPRGVPVRDEQLAKRLEMLGKARRPTPEEVEANPRARSAVMRAARKLI comes from the coding sequence ATGCCGCCATCCGCAGCTGAACCGAGCCGACATGGCTTTCGTCATGCCAGCGTGCTGCTCGACGGAGCCGTGGATGCGCTCGTCCACGACCTCGACGGGGCCTATCTGGATGGTACCTTCGGTCGTGGCGGTCACTCTCGCGCCATCCTGGAGCGGCTGGACGCCCAAGGCAGTTTGCTCGCCATCGATCGCGATCCCCAGGCCATCGCCGAGGCGCGTACTATCGACGACCCTCGCTTCGTCATCGAGCAAGGCGAGTTCGCCAGCCTGGGCGAGATCGCCCGGCGCCATGGCCTGCATGGAAAGCTGGCTGGCGTGCTGCTGGACGTCGGCGTCTCTTCGCCACAGCTGGACGACCCCGAGCGGGGGTTCAGCTTCCTGCGTGACGGCCCGCTCGACATGCGCATGGACCCGACCCACGGCGAGAGTGCTGCCGATTGGCTGGCCCGTGCCCGCGAGGCCGACATCGCCCATGTCTTCAAGGCCTATGGCGAGGAGCGCTTCGCCAAGCGCCTGGCACGAGCCATCGTCACGCGCCGCGCTGAGGAGCCCTTCCTGCGTACCGGCGACCTGGCCGAAGTGCTCAAGGTCGCGCACCCCGCCTGGGAAAAGGGCAAGCACCCCGCAACGCGTGCCTTCCAGGCGCTGCGCATCCATATCAATGGTGAGCTGGAGCAGTTGGACCTGGCATTGTCGGCAGCACTGGAGGCGCTGGCCCCGGGCGGCCATCTGGTGGTGATAAGCTTCCATTCGCTGGAGGACCGCCGGGTCAAGCGCTTCATCCGCGAGCATGTGCGCGGCGATACCGATCTACCACGCGGTGTACCGGTGCGCGATGAGCAGCTCGCCAAGCGCCTGGAGATGCTGGGCAAGGCTCGGCGGCCCACGCCGGAAGAGGTCGAAGCCAACCCGCGTGCGCGCAGCGCCGTGATGCGCGCTGCGCGCAAGCTGATTTGA
- a CDS encoding YraN family protein, translated as MASSADARARGARIERVAAEWLATKGLRLIASNQQFKGGEIDLVMGDGETLVFVEVRHRADTRHGHPLETVTATKQRRLVHAARFYLARNRLSCPCRFDVLAVTGTPPALDFEWVQGAFEAF; from the coding sequence ATGGCCAGCTCCGCTGACGCCCGCGCCCGTGGCGCCCGCATCGAGCGAGTGGCCGCCGAGTGGCTCGCCACGAAGGGGCTCAGGCTCATCGCCAGCAACCAGCAGTTCAAGGGCGGAGAGATCGACCTGGTGATGGGAGACGGCGAGACGCTGGTCTTCGTGGAGGTGCGTCATCGTGCCGACACCCGCCATGGTCACCCGCTGGAGACGGTCACCGCCACGAAGCAGCGACGGCTGGTCCATGCGGCGCGTTTTTATCTGGCACGTAACCGGCTATCATGTCCCTGCCGTTTCGACGTGCTGGCCGTGACTGGCACCCCGCCCGCGCTCGACTTCGAATGGGTACAGGGCGCCTTCGAAGCGTTCTGA